The following are from one region of the Paenibacillus sp. KS-LC4 genome:
- a CDS encoding DUF1292 domain-containing protein — translation MTEHNHGADCGCGEDHEHEESVFIVTDDEGQEREMVMVYTFESENNAYAVLLDRNDPEADGVIFRIEEENDEAYLVGIEDDEEWDRVTKIYEEIAITENAAKEE, via the coding sequence ATGACTGAGCATAATCATGGCGCAGATTGCGGTTGCGGAGAAGACCATGAACATGAAGAAAGTGTATTTATTGTAACGGACGATGAGGGCCAGGAACGTGAAATGGTCATGGTTTATACGTTTGAATCCGAGAACAACGCTTATGCGGTATTGCTGGATCGCAATGATCCTGAAGCAGACGGCGTTATTTTCCGCATCGAGGAAGAGAACGACGAGGCATACCTCGTTGGGATCGAAGACGATGAAGAATGGGATCGCGTAACGAAGATTTACGAAGAAATTGCGATTACTGAAAACGCAGCAAAAGAAGAGTAG
- a CDS encoding aminotransferase class I/II-fold pyridoxal phosphate-dependent enzyme, with protein sequence MDHNKTPLFSALRRHAEQNPTQFHIPGHKKGLGSDAEFRAFIGDNALSIDLINIAPLDDLHQPTGVIEEAQKLAADAFGADYTYFSVQGTSGAIITMIMSVCLPGDKIIVPRNVHKSIMAAIIFAGARPIFISPVRDENLGIDHGITTRAVKRALDKHPDSKAVLVINPTYYGVCADLKEIVDLVHTFDIPVLVDEAHGVLIHFNEKLPMSAMQAGADMAATSVHKLGGSMTQSSVLNVRGGRVNPHRIQTIISMLTTTSTSYILLSSLDTSRRNLALNGHKLAEQAIELAEYARKSINEIPGLYCFGREILGGEATFDLDPTKVAIHVRHLGITGYETENWLRDHFNLEIEMSDMYNILCLVTPGDTSDSVEKLLVALRALSDSFHEGAEARELVVKIPDIPQLSLSPRDAFYGHTEVVPFKESAGRIIAEFIYVYPPGIPILLPGEVISQKNIDYIVEHVEVGLPVKGPEDRNVEFVKVIFEETAIS encoded by the coding sequence ATGGATCATAACAAAACCCCGCTCTTCAGCGCATTACGCCGCCATGCGGAACAGAATCCTACCCAATTTCATATTCCAGGACATAAGAAAGGGTTAGGCAGCGATGCCGAATTTCGTGCCTTTATCGGCGATAACGCGTTATCGATCGATTTAATAAATATAGCTCCGCTGGATGACCTGCATCAGCCTACCGGTGTTATTGAGGAAGCCCAGAAGCTTGCAGCCGATGCTTTCGGCGCAGATTATACTTATTTTTCCGTACAAGGTACGAGCGGTGCCATTATTACAATGATCATGAGCGTCTGCCTTCCCGGCGATAAAATTATCGTCCCGCGCAATGTGCATAAGTCGATTATGGCGGCCATTATTTTTGCAGGTGCCCGTCCAATCTTTATTTCACCCGTGCGTGACGAAAATCTCGGCATTGATCACGGCATTACGACACGTGCTGTCAAGCGCGCACTGGACAAGCATCCCGATTCTAAAGCTGTGCTTGTTATCAACCCGACGTATTATGGCGTATGCGCTGACCTAAAGGAAATCGTCGATTTAGTGCATACCTTCGATATTCCTGTGCTGGTAGATGAAGCGCATGGGGTGCTCATTCATTTCAATGAAAAGCTTCCAATGTCCGCCATGCAGGCTGGCGCAGATATGGCAGCGACGAGCGTTCATAAGCTAGGCGGCTCCATGACGCAAAGCTCCGTGCTGAACGTGCGCGGAGGCCGAGTTAATCCCCACCGTATACAAACGATTATAAGCATGCTGACGACAACGTCGACCTCTTATATTTTGCTGTCGTCGCTCGATACGTCGCGCCGCAATTTGGCTCTCAACGGCCACAAGCTGGCCGAGCAAGCAATTGAGCTTGCCGAGTATGCTCGTAAGAGCATCAATGAAATTCCCGGCTTGTACTGCTTTGGACGGGAAATATTAGGTGGAGAGGCTACCTTTGATCTCGATCCAACCAAGGTCGCGATTCATGTCCGCCATCTCGGCATTACCGGCTATGAGACGGAAAACTGGCTCCGTGACCATTTCAACCTCGAAATTGAAATGAGCGATATGTATAACATTCTTTGCCTTGTTACGCCGGGTGATACATCCGATTCAGTAGAAAAATTGCTGGTCGCGCTGCGTGCGCTGTCAGACAGCTTCCACGAAGGCGCAGAGGCTCGCGAGCTCGTTGTCAAAATTCCAGATATTCCCCAGCTGTCGCTCTCGCCGCGCGATGCTTTCTACGGGCATACCGAGGTCGTTCCGTTTAAAGAGTCGGCTGGCCGAATTATTGCCGAATTTATTTATGTTTACCCGCCAGGCATCCCGATTCTACTCCCGGGCGAGGTTATTTCCCAGAAAAATATTGACTATATTGTAGAGCATGTGGAGGTAGGCCTCCCTGTTAAAGGTCCAGAGGATCGCAACGTTGAATTCGTTAAAGTTATTTTCGAGGAAACGGCCATTTCCTAA
- a CDS encoding MFS transporter — protein sequence MKERSGKKPSGVVIWRSPFIIQLLIIMFIIEFVKGALLISILPVYMGTVLGLSAYAIGWALALQYIGDNLFRSPIGWLIDRLGYRSVMLAGIILTFTAVLLVAFAQHTSWIVVACLLLGIGTSPLWPCVITGATEEAGEEANGRAMSVVYVSWLVGVGAGPIVINFLLSSSYTAAFRLIIGGMIVVVLTTMFLPGRGRMKQRSGAAEDSASQTARHTAGKGDAAKEPFKARASRYFAKVGKSLHASKLLYPAMFVQNFSLGLLTPILTLFARSVLHLTPAQYSWFLIAGGAITVLGLIPVGKLVDRVGTKWFLHVGFLLAAISLPLLGMTRSLPLVLVIVAIVGIGYACIIPAWNALIAQAIPKAERGAVWGFFLTIEGSGMVLGTILSGKLWDTFGHQAPFLVSGAMLLVLFVLHLFITRKQPVMIT from the coding sequence ATGAAAGAACGTTCAGGCAAAAAGCCATCAGGCGTCGTTATTTGGCGCTCTCCTTTTATTATTCAACTTCTGATCATTATGTTTATTATTGAATTTGTAAAGGGAGCGCTGCTCATTTCCATTCTGCCTGTGTACATGGGAACGGTGCTTGGCTTATCAGCTTACGCAATTGGCTGGGCACTGGCGCTGCAATATATTGGTGACAATTTGTTTCGCAGCCCGATTGGCTGGCTCATTGACCGTTTAGGCTACCGCTCCGTCATGCTTGCGGGTATTATACTGACCTTTACGGCCGTATTACTGGTCGCTTTTGCCCAGCATACGAGCTGGATAGTTGTCGCTTGTCTGCTGCTAGGCATTGGGACGTCCCCACTATGGCCGTGCGTCATTACAGGAGCGACAGAGGAGGCTGGAGAGGAAGCGAATGGGCGGGCGATGAGTGTTGTCTATGTCTCCTGGCTGGTCGGTGTGGGCGCAGGACCAATTGTAATTAATTTCCTGCTATCCAGCTCGTATACGGCAGCTTTCCGCCTCATCATTGGCGGTATGATCGTCGTTGTGCTCACGACGATGTTTCTGCCCGGACGCGGTCGCATGAAGCAGCGTTCAGGTGCAGCGGAGGACTCAGCGTCACAGACGGCTCGGCATACAGCAGGGAAAGGTGATGCTGCCAAGGAGCCGTTCAAAGCTCGCGCCAGCCGTTATTTTGCCAAAGTAGGCAAGTCGCTGCATGCCAGCAAGCTGCTTTATCCGGCGATGTTTGTGCAGAACTTCTCGCTTGGTCTGCTGACGCCGATCTTAACGCTGTTTGCGCGTTCGGTGCTCCATCTGACGCCCGCTCAGTACAGCTGGTTTCTCATCGCTGGCGGGGCTATTACGGTGCTGGGGCTCATTCCGGTAGGGAAGCTTGTGGACCGGGTCGGGACAAAATGGTTTTTGCATGTCGGGTTTCTCCTCGCCGCCATTTCGCTGCCGCTGCTTGGCATGACCCGTTCACTGCCGCTTGTGCTTGTTATTGTGGCGATTGTAGGCATTGGCTATGCCTGCATCATTCCGGCCTGGAATGCTTTAATTGCCCAAGCGATTCCAAAGGCGGAGCGCGGTGCCGTATGGGGCTTCTTTTTGACGATTGAAGGCTCAGGCATGGTGCTGGGCACGATTTTGTCCGGCAAGCTGTGGGATACCTTCGGCCATCAGGCGCCTTTTCTAGTAAGCGGAGCGATGCTGCTTGTCTTATTTGTTCTCCATTTGTTCATTACCAGAAAACAGCCAGTTATGATAACATAA
- a CDS encoding MFS transporter codes for MDRRLLIVMATLMTTFIGFGIIIPVMPEIIKAADPLGAEAHTGLMLAVYSAVSFVLSPIWGSLSDRIGRRPIILIGVLGFALSFVLFGLSSGNLTLMYLSRVLGGLFSGAVTSVIVAYVADITTPEERTKGMGLVGMSIGLGFTIGPGFGGLLSLVSLETPFYAASALALITFVLAWAKLKESLTPEQRRMGASRRESRWKAFTGPLKYLYILAFFVTFTLAGLEATLQFFGMRRFDVTPLEVGILFFVCGFVGALIQGGVVRRRIKVGEEGKYIAIGLVISSIGFFMLLAAHSLWWATLSLAVFGIGNALIRPCVTSLITQKTTVGQGVASGLSSSMDSLGRIAGPLAGTFLFTLDLRLPYVSGGILCLAALLLLMQFRQMDKKKAAAQA; via the coding sequence ATGGACAGACGCTTGTTAATTGTAATGGCTACCTTAATGACAACATTTATTGGCTTCGGGATTATTATCCCGGTCATGCCCGAAATTATTAAAGCTGCGGACCCGCTTGGCGCGGAGGCGCATACGGGCTTAATGCTCGCGGTATATTCGGCTGTATCGTTTGTGCTTTCTCCGATATGGGGAAGCCTGTCTGACCGAATCGGCAGACGGCCTATCATTCTCATTGGCGTACTTGGCTTCGCTCTAAGCTTTGTCTTATTCGGCTTGTCGTCGGGCAATTTGACGCTGATGTATTTATCCCGCGTGCTGGGTGGCTTGTTCTCCGGTGCAGTAACCTCGGTTATCGTTGCTTACGTAGCGGATATTACAACGCCTGAGGAACGCACCAAGGGCATGGGACTGGTCGGCATGTCAATCGGCCTTGGCTTTACGATTGGGCCTGGGTTTGGCGGGCTGCTGAGCCTCGTGTCGCTGGAAACGCCGTTTTATGCAGCCTCTGCGCTTGCACTGATTACATTCGTGCTCGCATGGGCCAAGCTCAAGGAATCGCTTACGCCTGAGCAGCGCCGCATGGGTGCAAGCCGCCGGGAGTCACGCTGGAAAGCTTTTACCGGGCCGCTGAAATATTTGTACATACTGGCATTTTTCGTCACGTTTACGCTTGCAGGACTGGAAGCGACCTTGCAGTTTTTCGGCATGAGGCGCTTTGATGTAACGCCGCTTGAGGTAGGGATTTTGTTTTTCGTCTGCGGCTTTGTGGGTGCATTAATTCAAGGCGGTGTCGTGCGCAGAAGGATCAAAGTGGGCGAGGAGGGCAAATACATTGCCATTGGCCTCGTCATATCCAGCATCGGCTTTTTCATGCTGCTTGCTGCGCATTCGCTTTGGTGGGCCACGCTTTCCTTGGCCGTGTTTGGCATTGGCAATGCGCTCATTCGCCCTTGTGTAACGTCTTTAATTACTCAGAAGACGACGGTTGGACAGGGGGTTGCCTCTGGTCTCAGCTCTTCGATGGACAGCTTGGGACGTATTGCGGGGCCGCTGGCAGGCACGTTCCTGTTCACACTGGATTTAAGGCTTCCCTATGTATCAGGGGGCATTCTATGTTTGGCAGCACTTCTGCTGCTCATGCAATTCCGTCAAATGGATAAAAAGAAGGCAGCAGCGCAAGCTTGA
- a CDS encoding DUF1054 domain-containing protein, with protein MSIKTIESSRTELEGFTQEDFEVFQLQGLAERMAGIQEKIQPKFRSLGERLRTELSMQAGDEMFLHVAKHARRSVNPPKDTWLAICNNKRGYKAHPHFQLGLFDDHLFIWFALIYETPNKSRIASAYLNELDEIIAQVPSSYVISLDHTKKESAPVSEMSEEQWKQALVRFRDVKKSELLIGQHIAADDPILRDGEALVKLASSTYESLLPLYRRSLLQE; from the coding sequence ATGAGCATAAAAACGATAGAGAGTAGCAGGACCGAGCTTGAAGGATTTACACAAGAGGATTTCGAGGTGTTTCAGCTTCAGGGACTAGCGGAGCGGATGGCGGGAATCCAGGAAAAAATCCAGCCTAAGTTTCGCTCCCTTGGCGAGCGCTTGCGCACCGAGCTGTCCATGCAGGCAGGCGACGAAATGTTTTTGCATGTAGCGAAGCATGCCCGCCGCTCCGTTAATCCGCCTAAGGATACGTGGCTCGCGATTTGCAATAATAAGCGCGGGTATAAGGCGCATCCGCATTTTCAATTGGGACTGTTTGACGATCATCTGTTTATTTGGTTCGCCCTCATTTACGAGACGCCGAATAAATCCCGCATCGCCTCCGCCTACTTAAATGAGCTGGATGAAATTATCGCGCAGGTTCCTTCCTCTTATGTCATTTCGCTTGATCATACAAAAAAGGAATCCGCTCCCGTCAGTGAAATGTCGGAGGAGCAATGGAAGCAAGCCCTCGTCCGCTTCCGCGACGTCAAGAAGTCCGAGCTGCTCATCGGTCAGCATATTGCGGCTGACGACCCGATTTTGCGTGATGGCGAAGCGCTTGTGAAGCTTGCTTCCTCAACCTATGAATCGCTGCTGCCGCTATACCGCCGCTCGCTCTTGCAGGAATAA
- a CDS encoding response regulator transcription factor, whose translation MITVLIVDDDPFIRESMQVILQLDPELHVAGVCEDGKAAADFVQRTKVDVVLMDIRMPGCDGVEGTRLIRALEQPPAVLILTTFDDDDYIVQAIRCGAGGYLLKNVPPSRIINGIKTVYEGSLLIHPDIARKLAGMITMPDAEEAALPVLSPEERTSGELAERYSLTQAEQQIIRLVAEGQSNKEIAASLFLSEGTIKNYISDMLHKLGLRDRTQMAIFYLKLSFIPSKER comes from the coding sequence ATCATTACCGTATTAATTGTAGATGACGATCCGTTTATTCGGGAAAGCATGCAGGTTATTTTGCAGCTCGACCCTGAGCTTCACGTGGCGGGCGTATGCGAAGACGGCAAAGCCGCAGCAGATTTTGTGCAAAGGACGAAGGTCGATGTCGTATTGATGGATATTCGCATGCCCGGCTGTGATGGCGTCGAAGGCACGCGGCTCATTCGGGCATTGGAGCAGCCCCCTGCCGTCCTCATCCTGACCACCTTCGACGATGACGACTATATCGTGCAGGCTATCCGCTGCGGCGCCGGCGGCTATTTGCTGAAAAACGTACCGCCAAGCCGCATTATTAATGGCATTAAAACCGTTTACGAGGGCTCGCTGCTCATTCATCCCGATATTGCCCGCAAGCTGGCGGGCATGATTACGATGCCAGATGCGGAAGAAGCTGCACTGCCGGTACTTTCCCCTGAAGAACGTACTAGCGGCGAGCTTGCAGAGCGTTACAGCTTGACGCAGGCCGAGCAGCAAATTATTCGCCTCGTTGCCGAAGGGCAATCAAATAAGGAAATTGCCGCATCGCTTTTTTTGAGTGAGGGTACGATCAAAAATTACATTTCCGACATGCTGCACAAGCTGGGGCTGCGGGATCGCACGCAAATGGCGATTTTTTATTTGAAATTATCATTCATTCCAAGCAAGGAGAGATAA
- a CDS encoding sensor histidine kinase: MFVPFYWFRGLLIAVPAVISVFSISSASYAIYTIGVLVSLSAIKLVTLFPKYVVLILFMELLGFGWFAYHFGGVLFLLLFSTLIAALSTKPSAGLAAIWLMAGGICLWIAMRGLAPSMMAAMLLLWLTIGAVLQATQQVEGKRSQVEALYAALAHSHEELEAARRRMQSYASQIEQYAQTEERNRIARDIHDDLGHRLIRVKMMSEAALHLFQADPARAQATVGQIRDQLQDSMERMRQTVRRLAVPSEGDSRQYALDRLVKDSGEALGIAVAFEVQGNPLPLYPSMEFILFKNAQEAITNAVRHGGATRVKVTLLFQPRTVALTIANNGAVPEGAITAGLGMRGMRERISLIGGKLSWRADDGFSVTTELPLLGGASGADEKHGFVKR; this comes from the coding sequence ATGTTTGTACCGTTTTACTGGTTTCGCGGCCTATTGATTGCCGTACCCGCAGTCATCAGCGTATTCTCCATTTCATCCGCAAGCTATGCCATTTATACGATCGGCGTCTTGGTTTCATTGTCTGCCATTAAACTAGTTACGCTGTTTCCTAAATATGTGGTGCTGATTTTGTTTATGGAGCTGTTGGGCTTCGGATGGTTCGCCTATCATTTTGGCGGCGTCTTGTTCCTGCTCCTCTTCTCTACTTTAATAGCAGCATTAAGCACGAAGCCATCAGCCGGGCTTGCCGCAATATGGCTCATGGCAGGAGGGATATGCCTCTGGATCGCCATGCGCGGGCTAGCGCCAAGCATGATGGCTGCTATGCTGCTGTTGTGGCTGACGATTGGGGCGGTGCTTCAGGCTACCCAGCAGGTGGAGGGCAAGAGAAGCCAAGTAGAGGCGCTGTATGCAGCGCTTGCACATAGCCATGAGGAGCTGGAAGCCGCAAGGCGCCGCATGCAAAGCTATGCCTCGCAAATCGAGCAATACGCACAGACTGAAGAACGCAATCGGATTGCACGAGACATACATGATGATCTCGGACATCGCTTAATCCGGGTGAAAATGATGTCTGAGGCCGCGCTGCATCTGTTTCAGGCGGACCCTGCCCGTGCGCAGGCGACCGTCGGGCAAATTCGCGACCAGCTGCAGGACAGCATGGAGCGGATGCGCCAAACCGTGCGCAGGCTCGCGGTACCCAGCGAAGGAGACTCCAGGCAATATGCGCTGGATCGCCTCGTTAAAGATTCCGGCGAAGCGCTCGGCATCGCCGTCGCCTTTGAGGTGCAAGGAAACCCACTTCCTCTCTACCCGAGTATGGAATTTATTTTGTTCAAGAACGCCCAGGAAGCCATTACAAATGCGGTTCGCCACGGAGGCGCCACAAGGGTTAAGGTTACGCTGCTATTTCAACCGCGCACCGTAGCCCTGACGATTGCCAACAATGGAGCTGTGCCCGAAGGGGCCATTACAGCAGGGCTTGGCATGCGCGGCATGCGGGAGCGTATATCATTAATCGGCGGAAAGCTGTCTTGGAGGGCGGACGATGGCTTTAGCGTGACGACCGAGCTCCCGCTGCTAGGAGGCGCTAGCGGCGCTGACGAGAAGCATGGATTTGTGAAAAGATAG